A single Stigmatella aurantiaca DNA region contains:
- a CDS encoding tyrosine-type recombinase/integrase: HLAMKGVPLKVIQELMGHATIDMTMRYAHLSPDTRRQAVAVLDAPLAPARNTDATRVEGAANHP, from the coding sequence CACCTCGCGATGAAGGGCGTCCCGCTCAAGGTCATCCAGGAGCTGATGGGGCACGCCACGATCGACATGACGATGCGCTACGCCCACCTGAGCCCGGACACCCGGAGGCAGGCGGTCGCGGTGCTCGACGCGCCCCTTGCGCCGGCACGCAACACTGACGCAACACGGGTGGAAGGGGCTGCTAACCACCCGTGA
- a CDS encoding TIM-barrel domain-containing protein: MAGIGLSALPAHAALGSVTSASLSGDTLTLIVGADRLLVQAVRPDIVKVDYRPNGVVDPPTAVIDPAKTWATGNITSADTAANPIVLTTAQLTVKISRNPTRLSVFDATGALVLSEQAAEGVYADGVKFNHGAGQAFYGITGNPVSWAEKDPKQNLAEGMQRNDGGRVNANMQGDGGAPLAFTNRYGLLVDSIDGDFAITDTTLEFSGVSNRNVAYYVLVGPPRKVMAGVAEISGKPALSPKWALGFNNSEWGTTQTEVLSIVQGYRDRKIPLDAFTLDFDFKAWGEDDYGEFRWNSTSASGNVNPNKFPSGAAGTFARDLAARGVMLMGIMKPRVIVGKAGGGVTAQGQWARNNGCFYPGQADYTEYFSGRPANDVDFSKQTCRDWYWQHSRTLFDSGIAGWWNDEADEANGTLFNSLQHFNMQRSLYDGQRATSDRRVFSLNRNFYLGAQRYGYGMWSGDIESGFGIMAEQRTRMLTSINIGETKWGMDIGGFFGDPSSENYARWMQFGAFVPVYRAHGVDGKQRQPWVYGATAESAAKGALELRSRLMPYLYAHERINYETGIGLVRPLFYDYPTDPNAANLTSEWMFGESLLVAPVVEPGAASKQVYLPAGTWTDYTRGSVYTGPLTFNYPVNASTWQDIPLFVKAGAILPTQEVLQYVNEKPVKQIDLDVFPTTAQSEFTLYDDDGLTRAYENGVFFKQRITAQRTSTSVTVETQAKTGSFSPALTHYIVKVNATAGTAARINGTIPTRYGNLAALKAATGEGWTTGVDVYGPYTAVRIAAGVARTVVVDGTPSTPPTPPLTRVLEAEDAALSSGAITLSDHPGYSGRGFVAGYWNSGAATTFSVQASTAGTYSATLKYSNGNGAARTLSMVLNGVRTQITLPATANWDTWSTYTAQIPLSVGTHTLAYVYGAGDSGHVNLDSVTISPPPPPMLVLEAEDAALSSGAITLSDHPGYSGRGFVAGYWNSGAATTFSVQASTAGTYSATLKYSNGNGAARTLSMVLNGVRTQITLPATANWDTWSTYTAQIPLSVGTHTLAYVYGAGDSGHVNLDSVTISP; this comes from the coding sequence ATGGCCGGAATCGGCCTTTCGGCCCTGCCTGCGCACGCCGCACTCGGGTCGGTCACCAGTGCCTCCCTCTCGGGTGACACCCTCACCTTGATCGTCGGCGCCGACAGGCTCCTCGTCCAGGCCGTGCGTCCGGATATCGTCAAGGTGGACTACCGCCCCAATGGCGTCGTCGATCCCCCCACCGCCGTCATCGATCCCGCCAAGACGTGGGCCACGGGCAACATCACCTCTGCCGACACGGCGGCCAATCCCATCGTGCTCACCACGGCGCAGCTGACCGTGAAGATCAGCCGGAATCCCACTCGCCTCTCCGTCTTCGACGCCACGGGAGCGCTGGTGCTGAGTGAGCAGGCCGCCGAGGGCGTGTACGCGGATGGGGTGAAGTTCAACCATGGGGCCGGACAGGCGTTCTACGGCATCACCGGCAACCCGGTGTCCTGGGCCGAGAAGGATCCCAAGCAGAATCTCGCCGAGGGCATGCAGCGCAACGACGGCGGCCGGGTCAACGCCAACATGCAGGGGGACGGTGGGGCGCCGCTCGCCTTCACCAACCGGTATGGGTTGCTGGTGGACTCCATCGATGGGGACTTCGCCATCACCGACACCACCCTGGAGTTCAGTGGCGTGTCGAATCGCAACGTCGCGTACTACGTCCTCGTCGGTCCGCCCCGGAAGGTGATGGCGGGCGTCGCGGAGATCTCCGGCAAGCCCGCCCTGTCACCCAAGTGGGCCCTGGGGTTCAACAACAGCGAGTGGGGCACCACGCAGACGGAGGTCCTCTCGATCGTCCAGGGCTACCGGGACCGGAAGATCCCCCTGGATGCCTTCACCCTGGACTTCGACTTCAAGGCCTGGGGCGAGGACGACTACGGCGAGTTCCGGTGGAATTCGACCTCCGCCAGCGGCAACGTGAACCCGAACAAGTTCCCCAGCGGGGCGGCCGGGACGTTCGCCCGGGACTTGGCGGCCAGGGGCGTCATGTTGATGGGAATCATGAAACCCCGGGTGATCGTCGGCAAGGCAGGCGGAGGTGTCACGGCGCAGGGGCAGTGGGCGCGCAACAACGGCTGCTTCTACCCGGGCCAGGCTGATTACACCGAGTACTTCTCCGGCCGGCCCGCCAACGACGTCGACTTCTCCAAGCAGACGTGCCGTGACTGGTACTGGCAGCACTCCCGGACCCTGTTCGACTCGGGCATCGCGGGCTGGTGGAACGACGAGGCCGACGAGGCGAACGGGACGCTGTTCAACAGCCTCCAGCACTTCAACATGCAGCGGTCGCTGTATGACGGGCAGCGGGCAACCTCGGACCGGCGGGTGTTCTCGCTCAACCGCAACTTCTACCTTGGTGCCCAGCGCTACGGCTACGGCATGTGGTCCGGCGACATCGAGTCCGGGTTCGGCATCATGGCCGAGCAGCGCACCCGCATGCTCACCAGCATCAACATCGGCGAGACCAAGTGGGGCATGGACATCGGCGGCTTCTTCGGAGATCCGTCCTCGGAGAACTACGCGCGGTGGATGCAGTTCGGCGCGTTCGTGCCCGTCTACCGGGCCCATGGCGTCGATGGCAAGCAGCGCCAGCCGTGGGTCTACGGGGCCACCGCGGAGAGCGCGGCCAAGGGGGCGCTTGAGCTGCGCAGCAGGCTGATGCCCTACCTGTATGCCCATGAGCGGATCAACTACGAGACGGGCATCGGTCTGGTGCGGCCCCTGTTCTACGACTATCCCACCGATCCGAACGCCGCGAACCTCACCAGCGAGTGGATGTTCGGCGAGTCGCTGCTCGTGGCACCCGTCGTCGAACCGGGGGCCGCCAGCAAGCAGGTGTACCTGCCCGCGGGGACCTGGACCGACTACACCCGTGGCTCCGTCTACACGGGCCCCCTCACGTTCAACTACCCGGTCAACGCGTCCACCTGGCAGGACATCCCGCTGTTCGTCAAGGCGGGCGCCATCCTCCCGACCCAGGAGGTGCTGCAGTACGTGAACGAGAAGCCCGTCAAGCAGATCGACCTCGATGTCTTCCCCACCACGGCCCAGAGCGAGTTCACCCTCTACGACGACGACGGCCTGACCCGGGCCTATGAGAACGGGGTCTTCTTCAAGCAGCGCATCACCGCGCAGCGCACGAGCACCTCCGTCACCGTGGAGACCCAGGCGAAGACCGGCAGCTTCAGCCCGGCGCTCACCCACTACATCGTGAAGGTCAACGCCACGGCGGGCACGGCGGCGCGGATCAATGGGACCATCCCCACCCGCTACGGCAACCTCGCGGCGCTCAAGGCCGCCACGGGCGAGGGGTGGACGACGGGTGTCGATGTCTACGGTCCGTACACCGCGGTGCGCATCGCGGCGGGGGTGGCGCGGACGGTCGTGGTCGACGGCACTCCGAGCACTCCCCCCACGCCCCCCCTGACGAGAGTGCTCGAAGCGGAGGATGCGGCGCTGTCCTCGGGAGCGATCACCCTGAGCGACCACCCGGGCTACTCCGGCCGCGGGTTCGTCGCCGGGTACTGGAACTCGGGAGCGGCCACCACGTTCAGCGTGCAGGCCAGCACGGCGGGCACCTACTCCGCGACCCTGAAGTACAGCAACGGCAACGGCGCGGCCAGGACGCTCTCCATGGTGCTGAATGGCGTGCGGACCCAGATTACCCTGCCCGCGACGGCGAACTGGGACACCTGGTCGACCTACACCGCGCAAATCCCGCTGAGCGTGGGCACCCATACCCTTGCCTACGTCTACGGCGCGGGAGACTCGGGCCACGTCAACCTTGACTCCGTGACGATCTCACCGCCTCCTCCTCCGATGCTCGTGCTCGAGGCGGAGGACGCGGCGCTGTCCTCGGGGGCGATCACCCTGAGCGACCACCCGGGCTACTCCGGCCGCGGGTTCGTCGCCGGGTACTGGAACTCGGGAGCGGCCACCACGTTCAGCGTGCAGGCCAGCACGGCGGGCACCTACTCCGCGACCCTGAAGTACAGCAACGGCAACGGCGCGGCCAGGACGCTCTCCATGGTGCTGAATGGCGTGCGGACCCAGATTACCCTGCCCGCGACGGCGAACTGGGACACCTGGTCGACCTACACCGCGCAAATCCCGCTGAGCGTGGGCACCCATACCCTTGCCTACGTCTACGGCGCGGGAGACTCGGGCCACGTCAACCTCGACTCCGTGACGATCTCACCGTAG
- a CDS encoding GNAT family N-acetyltransferase gives MTTPETHPAHAVKIRPATLADAAALTGLGARTFRDTFAADNTPENVEAFLASHYRPELQEAELKDPRNLYLLAELSGAPAGFALLRDGAREQGVQAERPLNLARLYVDRPFLGARVGAALMSRCLEEGRTRRHDVLWLGVWERNARAQAFYSRWGFTEVGEMHFLLGTDLQRDLVLALAL, from the coding sequence ATGACGACCCCCGAGACGCATCCTGCGCACGCCGTGAAGATCCGCCCCGCGACGCTGGCGGACGCGGCGGCCCTCACGGGACTCGGCGCGCGCACGTTCCGAGACACCTTCGCCGCCGACAACACCCCCGAGAATGTGGAGGCGTTCCTTGCCTCGCACTACCGGCCGGAACTCCAGGAAGCGGAGCTGAAGGATCCGCGCAACCTGTACCTGCTGGCGGAGCTCTCCGGAGCCCCCGCCGGCTTCGCCCTGCTGCGCGACGGAGCCCGCGAGCAGGGCGTGCAGGCCGAGCGCCCGCTCAACCTGGCCCGCCTGTACGTGGACCGGCCCTTCCTGGGAGCCAGGGTGGGGGCCGCGCTCATGAGCCGCTGTCTGGAGGAGGGGCGCACGCGGAGGCATGACGTGCTGTGGCTGGGCGTGTGGGAACGCAACGCCCGCGCACAGGCCTTCTACTCGCGCTGGGGCTTCACCGAGGTGGGCGAGATGCACTTCCTGCTGGGGACCGACTTGCAGCGAGATCTCGTCCTCGCCCTCGCGCTCTGA
- a CDS encoding cold-shock protein → MANGTVKWFNDAKGFGFITQDGAGEDLFCHHSAIQADGFRSLQEGQKVQFDVARGPKGLQAQNVRLA, encoded by the coding sequence ATGGCAAACGGTACCGTGAAGTGGTTCAACGACGCGAAGGGCTTCGGTTTCATCACGCAGGATGGCGCAGGTGAGGATCTCTTCTGCCATCACAGCGCGATCCAGGCCGATGGCTTCCGTTCACTGCAGGAAGGGCAGAAGGTTCAGTTCGATGTGGCCCGCGGCCCCAAGGGTCTGCAGGCGCAGAACGTCCGCCTCGCCTAA
- a CDS encoding slipin family protein, translating into MNELFGALGFLFPLALVFVLFASGVRIVSEYQNGVVFRLGRYVGLKRAGFRWLIPFVERMVIIDLRTVARDVPPQDVITKDNVSVKVNAVVYFRVIQADKAVLQVEDYLYATSQIAQTTLRAILGQVELDELLSERERINQELQQVLDARTGPWGVKVSNVEVKHIDLPLEMQRAIARQAEAERERRAKIIAAEGEHQAAEKLSLAADVLSRNPATLQLRYLQTLVEITGGGNHTILPIPLELLRAFGAVPARPFRPEEPRHDEPEDDEDASPGLS; encoded by the coding sequence ATGAACGAGCTGTTTGGTGCCCTGGGTTTCCTCTTTCCCCTGGCCCTGGTGTTCGTCCTCTTCGCCTCCGGTGTGCGCATCGTCAGCGAGTATCAGAACGGCGTCGTGTTCCGGCTGGGCCGCTACGTGGGTCTCAAGCGCGCGGGCTTCCGCTGGCTCATCCCGTTCGTCGAACGCATGGTCATCATCGACCTGCGCACGGTGGCTCGCGACGTGCCCCCGCAGGACGTCATCACCAAGGACAACGTCAGCGTGAAGGTGAACGCCGTCGTCTACTTCCGCGTCATCCAGGCGGACAAGGCCGTGCTCCAGGTGGAGGACTACCTCTACGCCACCAGTCAGATCGCCCAGACCACGCTGCGCGCCATCCTGGGCCAGGTGGAGCTGGACGAGCTCTTGTCCGAGCGCGAGCGCATCAACCAGGAACTACAACAGGTGCTGGACGCGCGGACCGGCCCTTGGGGCGTGAAGGTCTCCAACGTGGAGGTGAAGCACATCGACCTGCCCCTGGAGATGCAGCGGGCCATCGCGCGGCAGGCCGAGGCAGAACGCGAGCGCCGCGCGAAGATCATCGCCGCCGAGGGCGAACACCAGGCTGCGGAGAAGCTGTCCCTGGCCGCGGATGTGCTCAGCCGAAACCCTGCGACGCTCCAGCTGCGCTACCTCCAGACGCTGGTGGAAATCACGGGCGGTGGGAACCACACCATCCTGCCCATTCCGCTGGAGTTGCTGCGCGCGTTCGGCGCAGTGCCCGCGCGGCCTTTCCGGCCGGAAGAGCCGCGCCATGATGAGCCCGAGGACGACGAGGACGCGTCCCCGGGTCTGTCTTGA
- a CDS encoding NfeD family protein, with protein sequence MGGLVAFLFLAGLLVPARAVASSVVARCELEGVVDAGSGAYLADCVRRAEARGATALLVRLDTPGGSLEATRSVVQAFLGSRVPVLVWVGPSGAHAGSAGVFIALASNVAAMAPGTNIGAAHPVSAGGQDVEGAGGEHLARKIENDTVAFAESIAQQRGRNAAWAASAVRDSASVPADQAVALRVVESVAPTEAAFLSSVDGQRVEVAEGKTVTLSTRGAQVETLEPGLSQRVVHALAQPSIVYLLFLAAALGLVVELSHPGAIAPGLLGGVALVLALMASATLPVRSGALVLMLVGMGLIIAELFVTHGLLGTAGVGLMLLGGVLLVDRFEPGWFVEPSFRLSWAVMLPTALVLAGAAALIAYRSAQTRKLPQRGGDVGLVGEAGTALGPVTPSGGEVFVHGERWRAVSFTPIREGARVVVRAVEGLTLTVAEALP encoded by the coding sequence ATGGGCGGACTCGTGGCCTTTCTTTTCCTCGCCGGCCTGCTGGTGCCCGCGCGCGCGGTTGCGTCGTCCGTCGTCGCCCGATGTGAGCTGGAGGGCGTGGTGGACGCGGGCTCGGGTGCGTACCTCGCGGACTGCGTGCGACGCGCGGAGGCCCGAGGAGCCACGGCGTTGCTCGTGCGGCTGGATACACCCGGGGGCTCGTTGGAGGCCACGCGCTCCGTCGTCCAGGCGTTCCTGGGCTCGCGCGTGCCCGTGCTCGTCTGGGTGGGACCGTCCGGCGCGCACGCGGGCAGCGCGGGCGTGTTCATCGCGCTCGCGTCCAACGTCGCGGCCATGGCGCCTGGGACGAACATCGGCGCCGCGCATCCCGTGAGTGCCGGCGGCCAGGACGTGGAGGGCGCTGGCGGGGAACACCTGGCCCGGAAGATTGAAAACGACACCGTGGCCTTCGCGGAGAGCATTGCCCAGCAGCGGGGACGCAATGCCGCCTGGGCCGCGTCCGCCGTGCGCGACAGCGCCAGCGTCCCCGCGGACCAAGCCGTCGCGCTGCGCGTGGTGGAGTCCGTCGCGCCCACCGAGGCCGCGTTCCTCTCCTCCGTCGATGGACAGCGCGTGGAGGTGGCGGAGGGGAAGACGGTGACGCTCTCCACCCGCGGCGCCCAGGTGGAGACGTTGGAGCCGGGGCTGTCACAGCGGGTGGTGCATGCGCTCGCGCAGCCCTCCATCGTCTACCTGCTGTTCCTGGCCGCGGCGCTGGGGCTGGTGGTGGAACTGTCCCACCCAGGCGCGATTGCGCCGGGACTCCTTGGCGGCGTTGCGCTGGTGCTGGCGTTGATGGCCTCGGCCACGTTGCCGGTGCGTTCAGGGGCGTTGGTGCTGATGCTCGTGGGCATGGGGCTCATCATCGCGGAGCTGTTCGTCACCCATGGCCTCCTGGGCACGGCGGGCGTGGGGCTGATGCTTCTGGGAGGTGTGCTGCTGGTGGACCGCTTCGAGCCTGGCTGGTTCGTGGAGCCATCCTTCCGGCTGTCCTGGGCCGTGATGCTGCCCACGGCGCTGGTGCTCGCGGGGGCCGCCGCGCTCATCGCGTACCGCAGCGCCCAGACTCGCAAGCTGCCACAGCGGGGCGGCGATGTGGGGCTCGTGGGTGAGGCAGGCACGGCATTGGGGCCCGTCACGCCTTCGGGCGGCGAGGTGTTCGTCCACGGCGAGCGCTGGCGCGCCGTCTCCTTCACTCCCATCCGCGAGGGCGCTCGGGTTGTGGTGCGCGCCGTGGAAGGACTCACCCTCACCGTCGCGGAGGCATTGCCATGA
- a CDS encoding alpha/beta fold hydrolase, with translation MKHKEPKMMTVAGPVGRLIATVEGEGGIPILFVHDNAGDRTHWAETQHGLATRSVAFDLRGLGESSGGHGPFGVEAAVEDVAAVADALLPGKFALVGHGFGAAVAGAFAAYYPERLAGLLYVEAPGDLRHGSKADAAAWLENFSAAKYGTFHEHWLTQLLLEAKVTTRTLVMKTMRTSRREAIAGYLESLYGYNPDEAFESFKGPTHALAAATGPETLVAQRPTLSRTVAPHASHWLMLDSPQWFHTELVRFLGHCKPHP, from the coding sequence ATGAAGCACAAGGAACCCAAGATGATGACGGTCGCCGGACCCGTGGGGCGGCTGATCGCGACAGTCGAAGGCGAGGGGGGAATCCCCATCCTCTTTGTGCACGACAACGCCGGCGACCGGACGCACTGGGCGGAGACGCAGCATGGCCTCGCGACCCGCAGCGTCGCGTTTGACCTGCGCGGGCTGGGCGAGAGCAGCGGCGGTCACGGCCCCTTTGGCGTCGAGGCGGCGGTGGAGGATGTCGCCGCCGTGGCGGACGCGTTGCTCCCCGGGAAGTTCGCCTTGGTGGGCCACGGCTTTGGGGCCGCGGTGGCCGGCGCCTTCGCCGCGTATTACCCCGAGCGGCTCGCCGGGCTCCTCTACGTCGAGGCGCCGGGAGATCTGCGCCATGGGTCGAAGGCCGATGCGGCCGCCTGGCTCGAGAACTTCAGCGCGGCGAAGTATGGCACTTTCCACGAGCACTGGCTGACGCAGCTGTTGCTGGAGGCGAAGGTGACGACACGCACGCTGGTGATGAAGACGATGCGCACCTCGCGGCGGGAGGCCATCGCCGGATACCTGGAGTCGCTCTATGGCTACAATCCGGATGAGGCCTTCGAGAGCTTCAAGGGTCCTACCCACGCGCTGGCGGCGGCCACCGGCCCGGAGACGCTGGTGGCGCAGCGGCCTACCCTGTCTCGCACCGTGGCGCCGCACGCGAGCCACTGGCTGATGCTCGATTCGCCCCAGTGGTTCCATACGGAGCTGGTCCGGTTCCTGGGCCATTGCAAGCCCCATCCCTGA
- a CDS encoding VOC family protein — translation MPSVRSIAPCLWFDGQAEEAASFYTSIFKNSKIEKVQRYSQAGQEVHGRPPGSVMTVVFELNGQKFTALNGGPAFKFSEAISFEVHCETQEEADAYWEKLSAGGDPKSQQCGWLKDKYGVSWQIIPAGMDELFDDHTSPQTQRAMRAMLQMKKLDLAALKRAYEG, via the coding sequence ATGCCCAGCGTTCGCTCCATCGCCCCCTGTCTCTGGTTCGACGGCCAAGCCGAGGAAGCGGCGAGTTTCTACACGTCTATCTTCAAGAATTCGAAGATCGAAAAGGTTCAACGCTACAGCCAGGCAGGGCAGGAGGTTCACGGCCGCCCGCCGGGCAGCGTGATGACCGTGGTGTTCGAACTGAACGGCCAGAAGTTCACCGCCCTCAACGGCGGCCCGGCGTTCAAGTTCAGCGAGGCCATCTCGTTCGAGGTGCACTGCGAGACGCAGGAAGAGGCCGACGCCTACTGGGAGAAGCTCTCCGCGGGCGGCGATCCGAAGTCACAGCAGTGCGGGTGGCTGAAGGACAAATACGGCGTCTCCTGGCAGATCATCCCCGCCGGGATGGACGAACTGTTCGACGATCACACCTCGCCTCAGACGCAGCGGGCCATGCGGGCCATGCTGCAGATGAAGAAGCTGGACCTCGCCGCCTTGAAGCGCGCCTACGAAGGCTAG
- a CDS encoding DUF2267 domain-containing protein — protein MATQGKDILQGSGLEQGSKHQEPVREGRAQRSESRAAQTYAFFLRDLEAKGLERKLAEQAIQAVLCVMERRLMSDESRHMEAQLPRKVVALVKRCSEHQDLPYEKFGREEFLHRVTAHLGISADEAERISCAVLSTVREHLTPGEAEDVLGQLPFELRTLWFQPDPSSRLRISEVMKKGVEWVEPHETLKAVAEKMRTHNIGPMPVCEGDHVLGIITDRDIVIRAVCQGWDPNTTPVSAAMTHQVESIFMDEDLGEAARRMDAKQIRRLLVMDRQGKLVGILSLKAIAEALGEHTAGRPLKAINRSWQPMH, from the coding sequence ATGGCGACACAAGGAAAAGACATTCTTCAAGGCTCTGGTTTGGAGCAGGGAAGCAAGCATCAAGAGCCGGTGCGGGAAGGCCGGGCTCAGCGCAGTGAATCTCGAGCGGCCCAAACCTATGCCTTCTTCCTGAGAGATTTGGAGGCGAAGGGGCTCGAGCGGAAGCTGGCGGAGCAGGCGATTCAAGCGGTCCTGTGCGTGATGGAGCGGCGGTTGATGAGCGACGAGTCGCGGCACATGGAGGCCCAGTTGCCGAGAAAGGTGGTGGCGTTGGTGAAGCGCTGTTCAGAACACCAGGACCTGCCCTATGAGAAATTCGGCCGGGAGGAATTCCTCCACAGGGTGACGGCGCACCTGGGCATTTCGGCGGACGAGGCAGAGCGCATCAGCTGCGCGGTGCTGTCCACGGTCCGGGAGCACCTCACGCCGGGCGAGGCCGAGGACGTGCTGGGACAGCTCCCCTTCGAGCTGCGGACGCTGTGGTTTCAGCCGGACCCCTCCTCGCGCCTGCGGATCTCCGAGGTGATGAAGAAAGGAGTGGAGTGGGTGGAGCCCCACGAAACGCTGAAGGCCGTGGCGGAGAAGATGCGGACCCACAACATCGGGCCCATGCCGGTGTGCGAGGGGGACCACGTGCTGGGCATCATCACCGACCGGGACATCGTCATCCGGGCGGTCTGCCAGGGGTGGGACCCCAACACGACGCCCGTTTCGGCGGCCATGACGCATCAGGTGGAGTCCATCTTCATGGACGAGGATCTGGGCGAGGCGGCCAGGCGGATGGACGCGAAGCAGATCCGCCGGCTCCTCGTGATGGACCGCCAGGGGAAGCTCGTGGGCATCCTGTCCCTGAAGGCCATCGCCGAGGCACTGGGGGAGCACACGGCAGGCAGGCCGCTGAAGGCCATCAACCGCTCCTGGCAGCCCATGCACTGA
- a CDS encoding WD40/YVTN/BNR-like repeat-containing protein, whose amino-acid sequence MRLALLPRAPLGGVLLLGFLLFTARVFASQPVAPIGDSLGLTVPAQRHVVRMAPPGGGVAWLVALQQRGQQGKGLGLWRSNDEGQTWSVVGPLQNDWTHHDTADLLSVGSDVALVYSYEGSTFTGSPRHDVYFQWWRYQAATQSWTPTAAVRVFDSPDSTTGYSRAELARDSQGRLWVHAFRLEPDGSNTAVLAVSTDGGSTFQPQQSLANLPRRGGGRLLHLGDRLLFFYGQQGTGPAWFRVRKDSAPLGAWEPQQQAFAEGIYHGFSLSAVSPGPGRMHLVYKSSAEQLFYRAFNGTGFGPPTPLVSSGNWTLQPATTLVGEELVIFTNPAVTLNTHHTLSAQVLSGGSISPPLVLEGSTRFRGYLAAPEHLPTSVTRVPCLSAETPDPNAAGVATVAFFPRGGSRPGLEVVHTNTTHRFLTLAPSGSAYALRLDDSPSRLYVSTDGARTWSFKGRHPQGAEFRFMAAMSDGTLLASTARQGRNAISRSGDGGATWSDVLSIGDYRLLTPRSFAELDGTLYVLEYQAFTTADTPIRLYASTDRGQTWQVRHTFSGHRHGHGMAVDPVRHALWAFFGDTLRQSGTFRSTDGGLTWKSIAPGALGRVVDATVMEDGSLLYAQDNVYLPPRPYIVQLQPDGTYVELALLPGPSYSTFAASAGAYVVGSAREPGGDVYPEGEESAHVWASFNTLDWEKLLSYRRMSTEATVRADVYYELPSGLLILQLQNAQGFGPGGHGYQLLRVTRRP is encoded by the coding sequence ATGCGATTGGCTCTGCTTCCACGCGCTCCCCTTGGGGGAGTCCTGCTTCTGGGGTTCCTGCTCTTCACGGCCCGTGTCTTCGCCTCGCAGCCGGTGGCGCCCATTGGAGACAGCCTGGGGTTGACGGTCCCGGCTCAACGGCACGTGGTGCGAATGGCTCCTCCAGGAGGGGGCGTTGCCTGGCTGGTGGCGCTCCAGCAGCGAGGGCAGCAGGGCAAGGGGCTCGGCCTGTGGCGCAGCAATGACGAGGGCCAGACGTGGAGCGTTGTCGGCCCGCTTCAGAATGACTGGACCCATCACGACACGGCGGACCTGCTCTCCGTGGGCTCGGATGTGGCCCTGGTGTACTCCTACGAAGGCTCCACCTTCACTGGCTCCCCCCGGCACGACGTGTACTTCCAGTGGTGGCGCTACCAGGCGGCCACCCAGAGCTGGACGCCCACGGCCGCCGTGCGTGTCTTCGACTCGCCGGACTCCACCACCGGCTACAGCCGCGCGGAGCTGGCCCGCGACTCCCAGGGCCGGCTTTGGGTTCATGCCTTCCGCCTCGAGCCGGATGGCTCCAACACCGCGGTGCTGGCCGTCAGCACGGATGGGGGAAGCACCTTCCAGCCTCAGCAGTCCCTGGCCAACCTGCCCCGGCGCGGTGGCGGCCGGCTCCTGCACCTGGGGGATCGGCTCCTGTTCTTCTATGGGCAACAGGGAACAGGCCCCGCCTGGTTCCGGGTGCGCAAGGACAGCGCGCCACTGGGCGCCTGGGAGCCGCAACAGCAGGCCTTCGCCGAGGGCATCTACCATGGGTTCTCCCTCAGCGCGGTGTCCCCGGGCCCGGGCCGCATGCACCTGGTCTACAAGTCCTCGGCGGAGCAGCTCTTCTACCGGGCCTTCAACGGCACGGGGTTCGGTCCTCCCACTCCCCTGGTGAGCTCCGGGAACTGGACCCTCCAGCCCGCCACCACGCTGGTGGGCGAGGAGCTCGTCATCTTCACCAATCCCGCCGTGACCCTGAATACGCACCACACGCTGTCGGCGCAGGTGCTCTCGGGCGGCAGTATCAGCCCGCCCCTCGTGTTGGAGGGCTCGACGCGCTTCCGGGGCTACCTGGCGGCCCCGGAGCACCTGCCCACCTCGGTGACCCGCGTGCCCTGCCTGAGCGCGGAGACGCCGGACCCGAACGCGGCCGGAGTGGCCACCGTCGCCTTCTTCCCCCGGGGCGGGAGCAGGCCCGGCCTGGAGGTGGTGCACACCAACACCACCCACCGCTTCCTCACGCTCGCACCCTCGGGCAGCGCGTATGCGCTGCGGCTGGATGACTCCCCGAGCCGCCTGTATGTGAGCACCGATGGGGCGCGCACCTGGAGCTTCAAGGGGCGGCACCCGCAGGGGGCCGAGTTCCGCTTCATGGCCGCGATGTCCGATGGGACGCTGCTGGCCAGCACCGCCCGCCAGGGCCGCAACGCCATCTCCCGCTCGGGGGATGGGGGCGCGACCTGGAGCGACGTGCTGTCGATCGGCGACTACCGCCTGCTTACCCCACGCAGCTTCGCGGAGCTCGACGGCACGCTGTACGTGCTCGAGTACCAGGCCTTCACGACAGCGGACACGCCCATCCGGCTGTACGCGAGCACGGACCGGGGCCAGACGTGGCAGGTGCGCCACACCTTCTCCGGGCACCGCCACGGGCATGGGATGGCGGTGGATCCGGTGCGCCACGCCCTGTGGGCCTTCTTTGGAGACACCCTGCGCCAGTCGGGCACGTTCCGCTCGACGGATGGGGGCCTCACGTGGAAGAGCATCGCCCCGGGAGCGCTGGGGCGTGTCGTGGACGCGACGGTGATGGAGGACGGCAGCCTGCTGTACGCGCAGGACAACGTCTATCTGCCGCCGCGGCCCTACATCGTCCAGTTGCAGCCGGATGGGACGTATGTCGAGCTGGCGCTGCTGCCGGGCCCCTCCTACTCGACCTTCGCCGCGAGCGCTGGCGCCTACGTGGTGGGCAGCGCGCGCGAGCCGGGCGGAGACGTCTACCCGGAGGGAGAGGAGAGCGCCCATGTCTGGGCCAGCTTCAACACGCTCGACTGGGAGAAGCTGCTCAGCTATCGCCGCATGAGCACCGAGGCCACGGTGCGCGCGGATGTCTACTACGAGCTGCCCTCGGGACTGCTCATCCTCCAGCTCCAGAATGCCCAGGGGTTCGGCCCTGGAGGCCATGGCTACCAGTTGCTGCGCGTCACCCGGCGTCCATGA